One Deltaproteobacteria bacterium genomic region harbors:
- a CDS encoding ATP-grasp domain-containing protein, translated as MKKLRVAVLIHRDFIPPEDPSKVDPEEAHRVKTEISVPQALRALGHDVSIVAVHDELAEVRRAVEDGKPDIVFNLLEEFQGTVLFDQHVVAYLELLGAKYTGCGPRGLVLARDKALSKAIAAHHRIRAPGFAVIKRGRGARKMRLRIQYPLIVKSLTADSSLGISRASLVRDDEHLAERVRFIHERTRSDAIVEEFVPGREVYVSLLGNERVTTLPPNELVVEKLDPRDELIVTEKLKHDVRYQASRGVEVVPAQLEPETRARLLHQSKRIYKLLHLDGYARIDWRLREDGELFFLEANPNPEIARGEEFADSAKAAGIEYEALIQRLLQLGLGR; from the coding sequence ATCAAGAAGCTGCGCGTCGCGGTCCTGATCCACCGCGACTTCATTCCGCCCGAGGATCCGAGCAAGGTCGACCCGGAAGAAGCGCATCGCGTGAAGACCGAGATCAGCGTGCCGCAGGCGCTGCGCGCGCTCGGTCACGACGTCTCGATCGTGGCGGTGCACGACGAGCTCGCCGAGGTGCGCCGCGCCGTCGAGGACGGCAAGCCCGACATCGTGTTCAACCTGCTCGAGGAGTTTCAGGGCACAGTGCTGTTCGACCAGCACGTGGTCGCCTACCTCGAGCTGTTAGGGGCGAAGTACACGGGCTGCGGCCCGCGCGGCCTCGTGCTCGCGCGCGACAAGGCGCTCTCGAAGGCGATCGCCGCGCACCACCGCATCCGCGCGCCGGGCTTCGCCGTGATCAAGCGCGGGCGCGGCGCGCGCAAAATGCGGCTGCGCATCCAGTACCCGCTGATCGTGAAGTCGCTCACCGCCGATTCGTCGCTCGGGATCTCGCGCGCATCGCTGGTGCGCGACGACGAGCACCTGGCCGAGCGCGTGCGCTTCATCCACGAGCGCACCCGTTCCGATGCGATCGTCGAGGAGTTCGTGCCGGGACGCGAGGTCTACGTCTCGTTGTTAGGGAACGAGCGCGTCACCACGCTGCCGCCGAATGAGCTCGTGGTCGAGAAGCTCGACCCGCGCGACGAGCTGATCGTGACGGAGAAGCTGAAGCACGACGTGCGCTACCAGGCGTCGCGCGGCGTCGAAGTGGTGCCCGCGCAGCTCGAGCCCGAGACGCGCGCGCGCCTGCTCCACCAGAGCAAGCGCATCTACAAGCTGCTGCACCTCGACGGCTATGCGCGCATCGACTGGCGCCTGCGCGAAGACGGCGAGCTGTTCTTCCTCGAAGCGAACCCGAACCCCGAGATCGCGCGCGGCGAGGAGTTCGCGGACTCGGCGAAGGCCGCGGGCATCGAGTACGAAGCGCTGATTCAGCGCCTGCTGCAACTCGGCCTCGGGCGTTAG